The following are encoded in a window of Procambarus clarkii isolate CNS0578487 chromosome 33, FALCON_Pclarkii_2.0, whole genome shotgun sequence genomic DNA:
- the LOC123765319 gene encoding glutamine-rich protein 2-like: MSHIMVLDRPGRVKKESDRPGRVQKESDRPGRVKKESDRPGRVEKGSDRPGRVEKESDRPGRVEKESDRPGRVEKESDRPGRVEKGSDRPGRMEKGSDRPGRMEKGSDRPGRVEKESDRPGRVEKESDRPGRMEKESDCPGRVEKGSDRPGRVEKESDCPGRVEKESDRPGRMEKESDRPGRVEKDSDRPGRVEKGSDRPGRVEKGSDRPGRVEKESDCPGRVEKESDRPGRMEKESDRPGRVEKDSDRPGRVEKGSDRPGRVQKESDRPGRVEKDSDRPGRVQKESDRPGRVEKESDRPGRVEKGSDRPGRVQKESDRPGRVEKGSDRPGRVQKESDRPGRVEKDSDRPGRVQKESDRPGRVEKESDRPGRVEKGSDRPGRVQKGSDRPGRVEKGSDRPGRVQKGSDRPGRVQKGSDRPGRVEKGSDRPDRLEKGSDRPGRVEKESDRPRRVQKESDRPGRVEKESDRPRRVQKESDQPGRVQKENDRPGQVQKESDRPRRVQKESDRPRRVQKESDRPGQVQKESDRPRRVQKESDRPRRVQKESDRPGRVQKESDRPGRVQKESDRPRRVQKESDRPGHSTH, encoded by the exons ATGTCGCACATTATGG TACTGGACCGTCCTGGTCGTGTGAAGAAGGAAAGTGACCGTCCTGGCCGTGTGCAGAAGGAAAGTGACCGTCCTGGTCGTGTGAAGAAGGAAAGTGACCGTCCTGGCCGTGTGGAGAAGGGAAGTGACCGTCCTGGCCGTGTGGAGAAGGAAAGTGACCGTCCTGGCCGTGTGGAGAAGGAAAGTGACCGTCCTGGCCGTGTGGAGAAGGAAAGTGACCGTCCTGGCCGTGTGGAGAAGGGAAGTGACCGTCCTGGTCGCATGGAGAAGGGAAGTGACCGTCCTGGTCGCATGGAGAAGGGAAGTGACCGTCCTGGTCGCGTGGAGAAGGAAAGTGACCGTCCTGGTCGCGTGGAGAAGGAAAGTGACCGTCCTGGTCGCATGGAGAAGGAAAGTGACTGTCCTGGTCGTGTGGAGAAGGGAAGTGACCGTCCTGGTCGTGTGGAGAAGGAAAGTGACTGTCCTGGTCGTGTGGAGAAGGAAAGTGACCGTCCTGGTCGCATGGAGAAGGAAAGTGACCGTCCTGGCCGTGTGGAGAAGGACAGTGACCGTCCTGGCCGTGTGGAGAAGGGAAGTGACCGTCCTGGTCGTGTGGAGAAGGGAAGTGACCGTCCTGGTCGTGTGGAGAAGGAAAGTGACTGTCCTGGTCGTGTGGAGAAGGAAAGTGACCGTCCTGGTCGCATGGAGAAGGAAAGTGACCGTCCTGGCCGTGTGGAGAAGGACAGTGACCGTCCTGGCCGTGTGGAGAAGGGAAGTGACCGTCCTGGCCGTGTGCAGAAGGAAAGTGACCGTCCTGGCCGTGTGGAGAAGGACAGTGACCGTCCTGGCCGTGTGCAGAAGGAAAGTGACCGTCCTGGTCGTGTGGAGAAGGAAAGTGACCGTCCTGGCCGTGTGGAGAAGGGAAGTGACCGTCCTGGCCGTGTGCAGAAGGAAAGTGACCGTCCTGGCCGTGTGGAGAAGGGAAGTGACCGTCCTGGCCGTGTGCAGAAGGAAAGTGACCGTCCTGGCCGTGTGGAGAAGGACAGTGACCGTCCTGGCCGTGTGCAGAAGGAAAGTGACCGTCCTGGTCGTGTGGAGAAGGAAAGTGACCGTCCTGGCCGTGTGGAGAAGGGAAGTGACCGTCCTGGCCGTGTGCAGAAGGGAAGTGACCGTCCTGGCCGTGTGGAGAAGGGAAGTGACCGTCCTGGCCGTGTGCAGAAGGGAAGTGACCGTCCTGGCCGTGTGCAGAAGGGAAGTGACCGTCCTGGCCGTGTGGAGAAGGGAAGTGACCGTCCTGACCGCTTGGAGAAGGGAAGTGACCGTCCTGGTCGTGTGGAGAAGGAAAGTGACCGTCCTAGGCGGGTCCAGAAGGAAAGTGACCGTCCTGGTCGTGTGGAGAAGGAAAGTGACCGTCCTAGGCGGGTCCAGAAGGAAAGTGACCAGCCTGGGCGGGTCCAGAAGGAAAATGACCGTCCTGGGCAGGTCCAGAAGGAAAGTGACCGTCCTAGGCGGGTCCAGAAGGAAAGTGACCGTCCTAGGCGGGTCCAGAAGGAAAGTGACCGTCCTGGGCAGGTCCAGAAGGAAAGTGACCGTCCTAGGCGGGTCCAGAAGGAAAGTGACCGTCCTAGGCGGGTCCAGAAGGAAAGTGACCGTCCTGGGCGGGTCCAGAAGGAAAGTGACCGTCCTGGGCGGGTCCAGAAGGAAAGTGACCGTCCTAGGCGGGTCCAGAAGGAAAGTGACCGTCCTGGACACTCCACGCACTAA